In Littorina saxatilis isolate snail1 linkage group LG8, US_GU_Lsax_2.0, whole genome shotgun sequence, a single genomic region encodes these proteins:
- the LOC138974214 gene encoding uncharacterized protein: MEALSSEAPLRVVDWAVFTAHPARLHYSFTCSPSGRHVSDPKLIFDLSQSDACLDVTMDESSDDVVLRVSNCEELCHVMWRLQQQLLLTRVTVYHTEIASRHSVETVTIVEDDLAVLVNFSHPSLSLLLTKAAQRAVSCISRDRNFCLEIDLTDALLDWYMTHRDAITSCDDIHNLRTRRTRVCVTNHRAYSHQFDCSPKWIAFLCLCWIFFVPCYVLYRKITCSDIRVKVLCDVASANNSSASCEQKRVTIHTKNTTKYSSV; encoded by the exons ATGGAGGCACTAAGCAGTGAGGCACCCCTGAGGGTGGTGGACTGGGCTGTGTTCACTGCACACCCCGCCCGCCTTCATTACAGCTTTACTTGCAGCCCCAGCGGGCGCCATGTCTCTGACCCCAAGCTCATCTTTGACCTCAGCCAGAGTGACGCGTGTCTTGACGTCACTATGGATGAGTCAAG CGATGACGTAGTGCTGCGCGTCAGCAACTGCGAGGAGCTGTGTCACGTGATGTGGAGGCTGCAGCAGCAGTTACTGCTGACGAGGGTGACGGTGTACCACACGGAGATAGCAAGTCGACACAGCGTGGAGACAGTCACCATTGTAGAGG ATGACCTGGCAGTGTTGGTCAACTTCTCGCACCCCAGTCTCAGTCTTCTGTTGACCAAAGCAGCCCAGCGAGCAGTCTCGTGCATCTCACGTGACCGGAACTTCTGCCTTGAG ATAGACCTGACGGACGCGCTGTTGGACTGGTACATGACGCATCGTGACGCCATCACCAGCTGTGACGACATCCACAACCTGCGCACGCGCAGAACGCGAGTGTGTGTGACCAATCACAGAGCGTACAGCCATCAGTTCGACTGCAGTCCCAAGTGGATCGCCTTCCTGTGTCTGTGCTGGATCTTCTTCGTGCCTTGTTACGTG CTCTACCGCAAAATCACGTGTTCTGACATCCGGGTGAAAGTCCTCTGTGACGTCGCTTCCGCCAACAACAGTTCCGCTTCCTGTGAACAGAAAAG AGTGACCATCcacaccaaaaacacaacaaagtaCAGCAGCGTTTGA